The Gavia stellata isolate bGavSte3 chromosome 15, bGavSte3.hap2, whole genome shotgun sequence region AAAATGTTGGGTGTATTTGTGGCAGTGATGGAAGGGGAAGGGTCCTCACTCCTCTAAAGAGGTGCAGGTGCTGCATGGGGGGTGCTGATGCGCAGAGAGCAGGGAAATTCTCTTGGGAACCTGCCTGGGACCACGCAGAAACAGGCGGTGCCCCCAGGAGTTGCTGGTCTCAGGGAGAAGGGAGATTAAAGCAGCAGTCCTGCCCTTCACACAGACAGAGCTAAAGCGTGAGTATTGTTGGCAGGCGGTTTGTTCCCTATGTGCTAGACAGCACTCAAACAGTAACAAGTATTCCCCATCCTCAATGGATGCACCATTTTACTAGGTAGCAAAGCTTTTAAATGCCAGCAAGAACTTGTCGGTGACTACCATTTTACTCACAAGTGTATATCCCAGGTCACCTCTGAAGCTTTAAAGGGgtttatatttataatttttgaaaggcaggattttatatgctttttagAGTGGGTCTTTTTCACCAAAATAATTGATTCATAATGATTGGATTTTGGTCAGATTTTCCAGATGACTCTGGAGATCATTTTTAATGATCTTcattgtaaatttaaaaaagtacaacccaaaccaaaaagactCTGCTCTTTAAATATAGGTGACTTTGTCCAAAATGAGCTAAAGTACAAACTAGGTTTGCTTTCCCAGTTAATAAAATGTGCTATTAATGGGATGGTGAGCAAATGTCACATTCACATGTTGGTATCTATCAGAGCAAATCAAAGTCTACTGTCTGGCACAAGAGGTAAAAACCCCCACATTGTAATAAAACTGTCATAGGATCAGTGTCTCCTGCTTTGTAAATAAACATCTCTGCTTTGCCTTGGTATTTCTGTAACATCCGGAGACTATTATCCTGTGCTGGTGCTCTGGTTCATTGACAGTTTCACTTAAACAGTTAAACaataatttgaaatggaaaatgttctGCCCATATTCTTTAAttcctttgtggtttttttttctccaatgttttttgttgggttttttgtcagtTGCTTTAGTAATTGCGTCTTATTTTTTGTTACACAGGAAAATACCGAACTGCTCACAAACCTCATTCAAAGCCAAAAGTATCAAATGTTTTTGAGGTAGATTTTCCAGCAAATGGAAGTGATACAAAATCAATGGGCCGTTTTCAGTCAGAGGAGGAACTGTGGGCCCGCTTAGAAGAGCTTGAGAGACAAGAAGAGATACTTGGTGAACTTGACAGGTATAGTACTGCTGTAGCACAGTCGGGTTTGGAGTTCAGAAAGCTACAGGTGTGTGATGCTGCTTGTACACAAAGGATCTCACCATAAGTGCAAATAGCTGACTAGACTGATGTAGTTAAAACTATAATAGGTGGAAGAAGGGTGGAACATGAACAAGGCATGCACTGCAAGGCCAAAGGTGCTAAAATCTGTGTCTGTGCAACCACAGCTGTCCAGCAttatagtattttttctttaagataaTAGAAAAAGGGGAAGTAAAATTCATTTCCCACAGGCTAGGAAAATCCATCCTTTACAATGTACGAGTTACATATTTATTGTTTAGTGACATCCTTAGATCTATTCTGATCCTAAAGCAATACATACGTCATTAGCCAGAATGTCACAGTTTTGGTATTTCCAGTTGACATGGAAAGGACGTAGTCATTCCTATAGAGTATAAAAAAGATTCCGCAATCTGGCTAACAATACAGTACCTGGGTAAAGAAAATTATGTACAAGCTTGTTCGTTATTTTGTATGCCTGTGTCTCTCAAGAGTATGAATTGCCTCAGTTCACttagatatttttcatttcatagtATGCCTGATACAGTTGAGACAAATGGAGAAGATACAACCTCCtctgaagaggagaaagaagataAGAGGACAGATCTGAATGGGACGTATAGAGCAGAAGACTGTATTACTCAGGGCAACTTCCATAAAGAAGTAACAAATTCAGACTTGTTTGGTGGCCAAGTTAATGGCTCTACTTACTATCACAGTGATGATGAAGATGGCATAGATGTTGGAGATAACTCTGTTccaactatttttttctctcacactGTTGAACCTAAAAGGGTTtgtactttattatttttatctttctctcAAGAGATTGCGTAAAACATATATACCATatctaaaatagaaaattttagATAATGTAGATAATGTAGAATGCTAACTGTAGGTGacatttatttggattttttttgaaTGCTTGAAACCCACTGTTTAAATCCTGCAGTGTCAAACAGGgtattaaaaattatcttcGAATGTATACCTTGCTGTTCTGGCTTCCGGCTGTTGTAAAAGGTAGTATCCTGTCTAGGAGAttttaaaatgactttttaCTTGAGTTGAAATTGACTCTTGAACAGCTCAGCTGTTGAGCAGAGTTTGAATAAGCAGATTGTCATCTATTATATGCAAAATCTATGCACATTAGTGCTAAGAAATGCCCCAGACTAGTGCAAGTGGTAAAGAATAAACAGTTCACACTATGAATGTTACCATTCATACAGTTGTTTAACTTATCTATGCTTCATAGTCCCCAACTGCTTGGATAGGAGAATGTCAGAAGTCAGTTGATCTGCAGCCTGGTGATTATTGATTTTATGGTCTAGACCATCATTTGTGTTCAATTTTCAGGTAAGaataaacacaggaaaaaatactactttgaaattcagtgaaaagaaagaagaggccaAGCGTAAAAGGAAGAACAGCAATGGCAATGGCCATGCAACTCCAGAACTGCCTAACATCAAAACCCCAGCAGACATTTACCGGTGTGTAATTTATAGCATCGATGCGTGAGCTTTCCCCTTAGCAGaccttctcttttcatttctgttcaccTAGAGTATGAAACCGAGCCTACTATTTCCTGAAAGAAGCAGCTGGAACTGAATTTactacttaaaaatgaaagtttgtGGCTTCTGCATGGTTGCCATGCTTTCATAtccataaaacatttctgagcttaaaatttcattttccaactAGAAATTCATTATTTATCTGCTTTTTCAGAGCTTCTGAAATTGAGGTAAATTTGCCAGTACCTATCATCTGCATAGAGGAATACAGCAGTTTGTTATGTATTCTGGTTAATTCCGTGTCGtttgcttctgtgtttgttttcaaacataACTGACCAGATGTATCACTTGTAATACTTCTCCTTTCCCAGTTACTAACTGCTgttttttgtctcttccttccAGTGTCTTCTGAATAGTCTCAGGTCTTTGCTTGAATAGTTTCTCTTGCATTCTCTCTCCCTGACTTTAGTCCATCACTGTCTCTGTCCTCTGTAAAAAGAAGTGCTCACCTGTAGAACACCCACATTCAGAGAGCTTGAAAAACAGTGTTGGGCTTAGAGGACtctataaaatattaaactaaGGTGACGGGAGAGTTAAAACAAgtatttaggtttgtaaagatGAACACAAACACCTATCAGATTGGTTGATTAAGTGCTTGTGAAAATCACACTGCATTTCTATGTCGGTGTATTCAGGCACCTACATGTGTGAGAAGTTAAAACCCATCCTGTAATTACAGTTGCTGGGGCTGAAGATGAGGTAAAGTATTCTTTGATGGTGCTCTCCCTGAGCTCTGCAAAGGAACTCCATCTTCCTTAGAGACACACAAGTGTTTCTGTGAGTGCCTGATGAATAAAGCTGTTAAGAAACAAGTAACACCCGTAAAACTCATCCAGTCATTGGGCTCTTCCTTTATGTGTTTGATAAAATGCACTGTCTTCTAATGCCACTCTTTCTCCTCCACCCACCCTTGACTTCTTTAAGTCATGGAGATGGGAGTACAAACTGTAGGAAGAGGCCTTTTTATCAGTTTACAGTCTGTTAATACTTGAAAAGTGTCTTCGTGTTGATCTGATCTTAAAAGCTGAtttaacaaattttttttttttttaaactgaaagcagaagatTATGGCACTTGTCAGGAAAAAGCTTCATCCTTTCCATGTGCAATGAACGTTTcaagtatttgtttttatgttCTACATTTGACAAGGACTTCATTCTAGAAAACATTCCGTCATTGTGATCTTCTGTTTCCCTTTACAGAAACAACCCTAACAATTGTTTAGTTCACCTTTTTCCTAACTTTTTGTAACTCACACTATTCTAACACTTTTCAAAGAGCTATACgttttctgctgaaagagtgTACCAACTTAATGCTTGGATAAAGGGCATAACAATGTTTGCTCTGCAGAATTGATTCTTGTACGTTGGTAAATAAAATGCCTCTAAAGGTACAGTATTGTAATTCTGCAGTGAAAAAGTTGGAAAAGCACATCATAATTAATTTGTACAAAAGACAAAGCAAGATCACTGTAAATTTGTCATCTGATCCTGAAATGGTTTATTAAAGCTAACATTTTCCTTTATAGAGTCTTTGTTGATGTTGTGAATGGAGAATATGTCCCTCGTAAATCAATTTTGAAGTCTCGAAGCAGAGAGAACAGTGTTTGTAGCGATACCAGTGAGAACAGTGCTGCTGAGTTTGATGACAGACGAGGAGTTCAGAGGAGTATTAGCTGTGATGAAGCTACTCAGAGTGACAACAGTGAGGGCAtactggaggaagaggaggaggaggggcagcagcagctacCGAAAAAGCTTCCTCCCTCTTCAGGGACAACTGAGGtacagtttttaattaattattgaTTGTTGGCAgggataaaaatgagaaatctaATGACTGTAGTTGCCTATACCATCagtttgatttctttaaaatcattttCTAACTCCTACCTAGTTTGCTTCAGAAGGACATTATCAGGTGACAAGCTTCTGTCATACACATCCTAGGGGTAGAGGGGAGGAAACGAGTCAGGTGGCTTCCCCGAGACTTCAAGCTCTTCCATAAAGATCTGACAAAGTATTCACTTGCCAGTGTTACTGAAACCAGTGTCATGTCTACTGGGTCATCCTGAAAATTTCACTGCAGGATATACagcaggatttaaaaaaaaaaaagagaaaaatctgtgcttCATAGTTGATGAGAGGGAAGAGTTGATTCTCTGTAACCTGTGTTGCGCAGCTACTAGACAGCTCGTTTCCAGGTGgtgtttttaagttttaaaacacaTAAATACCAGCTGAGTTATTATTTGAACTTGCCAAAGGCAGAGGAACTGCCCTGTGGAAGGAAGCATTACACACCTACTCATCCTATTCCAGACTAGGGCCGTTAGTGATCCCAAACAAATCTATTTTCACACATTTGGAAAGTTCAGGGCTTCATCATAAAGGAAAAAGACTGTATGACATAAGGGAAAATGTACAGTTGCTTAGTGACTGGATGAGTACAAGAATTAAATGtagctgctgctctgaaatTCATGGCATAGagtattcttcatttttattttgtaagaacttacagtaattttttcaaACTAGATGAAACTGAGTTTTGAGTAGTTCCCAAAGCAATGGGCAAGTTCAATGAAAAcactatttttagaaaaattattttttaggaGAAGTGAAATCCTCATAAAAGCTACTGTTTTATCATCATTTTTCATACAAACAGCTACAGATGAATCCAGGCAGGATGTGAAGATTCATGGTGGAAGATCCATCTGTGAAGTTAGCACTTCATGTTGTATACTTTCTGGAAtatatttgttatatttttataaaacctCTAAGTACACTTTTAGATGTGACCCATTAGTCCATTTTCTGAGTATAGTATGATTATTCTCTACAATATACTGTATTTTCCAAGTACCTGAAGGAGAGTGAGCAAAACACTCCAGTTAGACATGCCTTCTTAAATGCTGTTGTTTTGCTGTTGGttgtttttgtgggtgtttgaaatacattatttctcCATTACCATTTGCAACAtgctaactttttttctttttgtttctaatatTACCACGGTTTTCTTAGGTTGTATTTTGCTTACCTGTTCATGAAAATGAGCGTGTTGTTAGAACAACGCAGTTGTGTACAGGCACAGCTTTAGGCATACTTTGACTATtggagcagaaaacaaaaaaacactgcttttttgcAGGTCCTGCAAGAAAAGAATGGCTGGTTTgttgtgctttgtttttcttggtaaCTGAATTATGAAAAAGCAGAACTAAGCATAGTTAATAAATCTCATGTGCATTCCTTTGTGCCCAGTATGACCATCAAATCTTGGATGTAAACTGCTTCCCCTTGTCCTTAGgcattctgaattttctgttttcagtacaTAGTAGGGTGATTTgttcttaaatatgtttatgAAAAGTAGTTCtgagttgctttttttcccaatgtTTTCCAAGAATCACGGTCATTTCTTAGCTAAGTTAAAAAGGATTAAGTCATATAATCGCCTGCATATAAATTatcatttttaaacattaaatgtttttattagacCTTTTATAGAGAGAAATAGTTGGAAGCAAGCTTGCTGTTCTCTTAAGTATAAATTGCTTTCACCATTTTTTGATCATATTTGGTAaggagaaaagaacaaacaaaatatgTGCTTGCCAATTTGTGTGCAGTGTGTCGGCTTGATGCAATTAGAAGATATTAAGTCATAAAATATGACGTATGATGGAAATGCTGACCTACTCCAACTTCGCAAAATCTCTCCATTTCTTATCCAAAATGAAAGTATGTATTGTAtcagctgttttatttcttgagCATGTGTCAGTGAGGAAGCAAATTTTTAGATCATTTATGCAGTAGGAATGAGATTAAGTAGTACTTTTAAGACACTGTCTTTCATTCAGTCATCTTTGAACAAGCTATATTTTGAGGTTAATTACCATTTGGTTACTTATGGAAGGAACAATCATTGatttaaagatatttctttacttttgattaaaagaaataacaatCCTAATCAGGCTAATATAGAGTAATGACCTTATGGGCATAGCttcacatttgcattttattagcTCATTTTGAGTATTCTCTTCTGTTGTAGGCATTTTCCGGAACTGTTATAGAAAAGGAGCCTTTGTCTCCCTCCTTAATACCACACCCAGTCATTGCTCACCCAGTCCTGCCTACTATTCTGGAGCGAAAATCAGAGGAAGTTTTGTCTGAAGCGTCAGAAGAAACTACAAAGAGGATTTCAAAATTCAAAGCTGCCAGAATGCAACAGACTAACTAGGTCCTGCCTAGCCAGCCGAAGTTGGAGTACTCATGCCTAGTTTCACATTTGTTGAGATTATGTAAAACTATATACGTTACACCTAGCTAGTTAAAAGGGTGTCCTGTGTTAATTTGGCATTGGTTATCTTTTAAACGTTTATtggcaacattaaaaaaaaagagaagttcaGTGTTTGAACACTTGAGTGTTCATCTTATTTTGTCGACTTCCCTGTGTGCTGTCAGCACCTTTGTATATGTTTGCCTTATGATAGCAGCACTTGGgttctttttcaaaaactgtTCTTACATACAttgtttttgtgtttaaacCTAAATACAGGCAGTTTTGTGCCAGCTGTGATGTTCTACATACCATATGGACCATTTTAAGGAAACTTTCACATTTCAAATAGATTCACCAATTATATTGCATTACTTGCTTTACCATTTTAAGACACACTTGTATTCACATTGCTGTAGGTTTTGCAACTAGGTGTCTGctgaaagtttttttccttctttcaaacCTCTCTGGTATCTCACTGTACAGATCTATAAAACGCTGGGTTCGTGTACATTGCAGGGAAGTTTCTTTGATGGAAAAGggtattttgtaaaattaaattttcagtaaaaaagctgtgaaagttgtgtgttttttgttgctttacTACTAATTTGGAAACAACAAGGAGACgtttttattttgaacttgCATTTCTAGCTTGAAGTGTTTACTACCACATGGACATAAAAGCAGTCCATTCTCTTCTGCCATTGTGTTTTAACCTCGTGCTAATGAATGTCCATGGAAATTGAATGCTCTTAAGGAGAGAAGCATAAACTCAGACTCTGATTACAAAATCTCCTAGTTCTTTTGTATACTCAGAAAACATTGCAATTGTCTTGGGAATGCCCAGAGGGAGtcagcactaaggaaaaatgtcTTAATGCTTcaactttatttcaaaatgcaacAGCAGTGCAGCACTCGGGGTACAGTTTTGTGTATCCCTCTCTTGACCAAGAGCAATCCTGGCTTTAGGAGTCCctgcccagcagctccttcctgtCTTCTTGCCATCCCCTCCCTTGTGCTGACACAGCTTTTGTTGGGACCACCCCTTGAATGATAATAGGCAACGGAGCTgggtttaaaaaacaaactactgggtttgggtttttttttttttttccaatagttGTGCGTGGTTTTTTGAAGCCAGGAAGTTTCCTAATCTCTTTCTCAGCATGTCTGTATCAGCACAAGTTAGAGGGGTGATGTGTTCAGCAAGGACAAGGGAACACGTTGGCAGAGGGCACGGGGAGCTGGAGTACCTTAAACCGATGTTACTCTCCAGCTGACGTCATCAAAGTACAGCCTAAAAAGTGAGGCAAAAAGACTTGGGAGGTGTAAGGAAGGATTTGCTTTTGGCCACAGTTCTGTAGCTTTGTAAACACGCAGCCTGAGAGCCACCAGTATCTGGTTTTCCAAATCTTGGCCATCTGTAACGGGGCATCAGCTAATGCTGCTTCCTCACCTTCCCCTAAAATAACGGCGCCTTGCACTCGTATCCTTTGCTCATAGTGCAGCTTCATGCATTAAAACGGAACACCAGTTCCTCctttttcaatgcttttttctctctatgCTTAAAAGGGAGGTGGGGGCATtgggacttctttttttaaggtgacttttaaaaaaggcaGCGCTCCATCTAACTCTGATGTTATGTGCTGTGTGTTTGGGAAGGTGGCGTAGTTTCGTGGGCAGAAAATGCTGGCCAAGTTGTGTGGCAGCAGGAAGGGGCTGATAGCCGGGGTCCCTGCCTGGGGGAGCAGCCGCCGAAGCCGCGGGGCTGCATTTTCCCTGTGATATGGGGCAAATCGTCTTCTTCTGAAGGGAAAAGCTGAAGGGAAAGTTGTGCAGCCCTCCCGCACTCGAAGCATGctggctgggagggggcaatCTGTTTTAAGCGGATCCTGAGAATCACGTTGAAAGTGTTAATGATTAACTTGATTCATGCTCAAAtgcggatttttttttttaaagcatattgCATTAGTACTAAAATAAGCCATCAATGCCAGTCCACCCTCTATTCACGGCTAAATATTTAAAGGAGGTTATTTATAGCTTCTTTAATGAATTCTTGgctaaacaaaatgaaattatgtcCTAGAAAAGTAGAAGCTATTTTGTAACCAGAACAGTGCAACTGTAAAATATAGTGCcatgaatatgtattttaaataacaaggGGTTGAGATCCAAGACTACCAGACATGGGTAAttagagggaaaaggagagaaagaaaggaagagagagagagagagaaacccctttaaaaagatttatttagATATCTTCTGAAATGCTTCCCACTTCTAGTTACTTCAACAAAACCAAATGCCCCTTGTCACCATAGATCAGtttcaaatcaaaattaattcttcgcttgttttctttttttcccctcccctttttttccctccccgcTCACGGGAAAAAGTAGGATAAATGCACCTTGGGTTTTAATGAATTACGGCCTCGGTTCAGGGAAGCATCCTTACTTAGGAATGCACTTTGGCATGTGCTTATGTCTCCAAGATTTTGCAAAGAAGAATGGATTTAACCACATGCTTAAAACTAAGCACGAGTGTTTTCCCTAATAGGGAGCCTGAATGTGTCTGTGCCCTTTCTGCAGTATATTTAATTGTCAGAGGGTTTGCAGGCGGGAGTGATCCTTTCTCTTCG contains the following coding sequences:
- the URI1 gene encoding unconventional prefoldin RPB5 interactor 1, translating into MEAPGGASPLSPALVGRLRQEHEKVVTSCQEKIQHWKKVESDYEALQERLRTLPDKLSYDIMVPFGPLAFMPGKLVHTNEVTVLLGDNWFSKCSAKQAVALVEHRKKHVRKALDDLQKVMKNFESRVEFTEDLQKMSDAAGDFVDIREEIEDDSIEAKGKYRTAHKPHSKPKVSNVFEVDFPANGSDTKSMGRFQSEEELWARLEELERQEEILGELDSMPDTVETNGEDTTSSEEEKEDKRTDLNGTYRAEDCITQGNFHKEVTNSDLFGGQVNGSTYYHSDDEDGIDVGDNSVPTIFFSHTVEPKRVRINTGKNTTLKFSEKKEEAKRKRKNSNGNGHATPELPNIKTPADIYRVFVDVVNGEYVPRKSILKSRSRENSVCSDTSENSAAEFDDRRGVQRSISCDEATQSDNSEGILEEEEEEGQQQLPKKLPPSSGTTEAFSGTVIEKEPLSPSLIPHPVIAHPVLPTILERKSEEVLSEASEETTKRISKFKAARMQQTN